The genomic DNA GTGGtatgggtgaagggtgaaggggtgaaagggtgataggaagggaaatatggtgagggcaaggaggaaaataaaaaatgagcaAAAGCAATagtagaaaaggagggaaagaaaaggaagagagaagagatagagcaggaaggaaagaggaaaaaaagctgaaaaaagagtagacaaaacggaggaggaagaaggaataggaaaagagtgaaggaagggaggaaaacaaaaaaaaagaccaaaactaAAACCaaaaaaggaaggcaagaagaggaaaagagaagaggaggaaaataaaatgaagaaaagagggaggcatagggaatgggaagaagagtgaagacaaaggaagaaaacaaaaaaagagcgagaacagttgaagaaaaggaagaaaagaaaagaaaaaagagaagaaggaggaaaagaaaaagaagaaaaggaagacaaggaatggGAAGaccagtgaaggaagagaggaagacaaagaagagtaaaaacaataatagaaaacgaagaaaagaagaggaacaggaaaagataaagcaggggagaaggaggaaaagaaaaagaagaaaaggaggaaaagggaatgagaagacgagagaaggaaggaaaatataaagaaagatagaaatgagagaagaaaagagggaaagaagaggaaaagaaagaaaaggaggaaaagggaatgagaagacgagagaaggaaggaaaatataaagaaagatagaaatgagagaagaaaagaaggaaagaagaggaaaagaaaaaaaagaggtacatcaggaaggaaggagaaggataaaaccGCTAAAGAGGAgtggacaaaagaagaaaaggagagaaaaagagaagagattaagcagaaggaaaggaagaataggaaataaattgctaaaaagagtagaaaataaaggaaaaaagaggaagagaaaaaaataaaccatgaaggaaggagaaacagaaaaaaaaagaaaaaaaaagaaggaaaaaagaaagttcaTCTCCAtttcgtaaaaaaaaaaccataccaAAAAATGACCTTACAGccatcccttcctaccctttAAGTGACCTCAGTTCGACCCCCGCTGCCTTCCCACTCCTATGATATTAaaatcccttcacacacacacacacacacacacacacacacacacacgcacattttttTCGCCCATCGTTGCAACCTCATACTTTGCCCTacccacttcttcttcctcctcctcctcttgcttcttctcctcctcctcctcctcctcctcctcctcctccttctctgtctagTCTGTTACCTCATCGCCAAGAGAGACACGAGTTGGAGAGacgccaaggagagagagagagagagagagagagagagagagagagagagagagagagaggggggggggggtcagtgcaTATAGAGCTAGCCTTCCTTCTGAAAATTAATCCCACTCATTCATTAAAAGGAACCATTACGAGGAAAGATCTGTTTAGGCTTCCC from Eriocheir sinensis breed Jianghai 21 chromosome 20, ASM2467909v1, whole genome shotgun sequence includes the following:
- the LOC127001241 gene encoding NADH-ubiquinone oxidoreductase chain 4-like; the protein is MYLFFFFSSSFLLFFSHFYLSLYFPSFSRLLIPFSSFSFFSSSFPLFFSHFYLSLYFPSFSRLLIPFSSFSSFSFPPSPLLYLFLFLFFSSFSIIVFTLLCLPLFLHWSSHSLSSFSSFSFPPSSLFSFLFFLFFNCSRSFFVFFLCLHSSSHSLCLPLFFILFSSSSLFLFLPSFFGFSFGLFFCFPPFLHSFPIPSSSSVLSTLFSAFFPLSFLLYLFSLPFLSLLFYYCFCSFFIFLLALTIFPFLSPFHPFTLHPYHIHHPTHYIPAYLSSLHPFITSLPSSLYNIHHPSQNIQSYLPSPLHPFRHLILLLTPNLTFLFSFPSSLPSSLINS